The following coding sequences lie in one Alosa alosa isolate M-15738 ecotype Scorff River chromosome 21, AALO_Geno_1.1, whole genome shotgun sequence genomic window:
- the LOC125286069 gene encoding protocadherin beta-15-like isoform X4, whose product MGRRRYSVMEFMLRCFVFLVMAHCGYGDVSYSIPEEMKRGSVIGNIAKDQGLDTNKLHFRKARIDTEIKHKRHCDINLKTGELVVAERMDREGLCGKKASCLLSQELVLENPLELHRVNIHVQDVNDNIPQFEEDSIKMEIRESADKGATFLLDEAHDADIGQNAVQTYTLQNNEYFALNVHANNLGGKYGELVLDKELDREQQQEVTLILTAIDGGTPPKSGTVAIHITVLDANDNAPVFSQNVYTVNLSENSPIDTVVVSVSATDIDEGANGEITYAFGHMSAEDRTLFGLDKKTGQIRVIGSIDYEESNTHELRIQAKDGPGLTTYCTVKIEVTDVNDNAPVIYLKSLNTPIPESAEIGTEVGIINVQDRDSENNRIVRCSLQQAVPFKLVPSIQNYYSIVTTASLDREFMSEYNVTIHATDEGSPPLASVKQIQITVADVNDNPPAFEEQFYRAHVAENNKPGLSICTVKAIDPDLRQNGTVTYSLVANDINSPAVATYLSINGDTGVIHSVRSFDYEQFKSLKVNVVARDNGSPPLSSNVTVNVFIIDENDNHPQILYPSPEGNSLMTEMVPRATQGGSLVSKVIAVDSDSGQNAWLSYHIVKSSDPKLFTIGLHSGEIRTQRDISDSDGLKQNLVVSVKDNGQPSLSATCIVYLLITDNLAEVPELKDVSYEDNSKLTWYLIVALLSVSTFFLTFIIITLSVRCCRQRKPRLLLDGAVAIPSAYLPPNYADVDGTMTLRSGYNYDAYLTTGSRTSDFKFVSSYNDGTLLADQTLRKNSLGDELFGPCEETESPQDRQ is encoded by the coding sequence ATGGGACGCAGAAGATATTCTGTTATGGAGTTCATGTTACGTTGCTTTGTCTTCCTTGTCATGGCGCACTGTGGTTACGGAGACGTAAGCTATTCTATTCCGGAGGAGATGAAACGCGGATCTGTGATTGGAAACATTGCGAAGGATCAAGGACTCGACACAAATAAGCTGCATTTTCGGAAGGCTCGCATTGATACTGAAATTAAGCATAAACGTCATTGTGATATTAATTTGAAGACTGGGGAGTTGGTTGTTGCCGAAAGAATGGACAGAGAGGGTCTTTGTGGAAAGAAAGCATCTTGCCTTTTAAGTCAAGAACTGGTGTTAGAAAATCCTTTGGAATTACACCGAGTCAATATCCATGTACAAGATGTTAATGATAACATTCCTCAGTTCGAAGAGGATTCTATTAAAATGGAGATAAGAGAATCAGCTGATAAAGGTGCCACCTTCCTACTGGACGAAGCCCACGATGCGGATATTGGCCAGAACGCAGTTCAGACTTACACTTTACAAAACAATGAATATTTTGCTTTAAATGTGCATGCAAACAATTTAGGAGGAAAATATGGCGAGTTGGTTTTAGATAAAGAGTTGGACcgagagcagcagcaggaggtgaCGCTGATTCTTACCGCCATTGATGGTGGGACTCCACCGAAATCGGGTACTGTGGCCATACACATCACAGTGCTGGATGCTAATGATAACGCTCCGGTGTTCAGTCAAAACGTGTACACAGTTAATCTGTCCGAAAATTCACCCATAGATACTGTTGTAGTGTCAGTGAGTGCTACTGATATAGACGAGGGGGCAAATGGAGAAATAACGTATGCATTCGGTCACATGTCTGCTGAAGATAGAACGTTATTTGGTTTAGATAAAAAGACAGGACAGATTAGGGTGATTGGATCCATAGATTACGAGGAGAGCAACACTCATGAATTGCGAATTCAGGCTAAAGATGGGCCGGGGCTgacaacatactgtacagtaaaaATCGAAGtgactgatgtgaatgataatgcCCCTGTAATATATTTGAAATCCCTGAATACTCCCATCCCTGAAAGCGCTGAAATAGGAACAGAGGTGGGCATAATTAATGTACAAGACAGAGATTCAGAGAACAACCGCATAGTACGCTGCTCGCTCCAGCAAGCAGTTCCATTTAAACTTGTACCGTCAATACAGAATTACTACTCCATAGTTACCACCGCCAGTTTGGACCGTGAATTCATGTCTGAGTACAATGTCACCATACATGCCACTGACGAGGGCTCCCCTCCCCTGGCATCTGTCAAACAAATACAGATAACCGTCGCTGACGTTAACGACAACCCTCCTGCGTTTGAGGAACAGTTTTATAGGGCCCATGTAGCTGAAAATAACAAACCAGGTTTATCCATCTGTACAGTAAAAGCAATAGATCCGGACTTGCGACAGAACGGAACTGTCACTTATTCACTTGTGGCGAATGATATCAATAGTCCCGCAGTAGCAACATATTTATCTATCAATGGAGATACAGGCGTCATTCATTCTGTAAGATCGTTTGATTATGAACAGTTCAAGAGTTTAAAAGTGAACGTGGTGGCGAGAGATAATGGATCACCCCCTCTTAGCAGCAATGTGACTGTGAATGTATTTATAATAGATGAGAATGACAACCATCCACAAATATTATATCCATCTCCAGAGGGAAATTCACTTATGACTGAGATGGTGCCTAGGGCAACACAAGGAGGCTCTCTGGTCTCCAAAGTGATTGCTGTTGATTCAGACTCTGGCCAAAACGCTTGGCTTTCTTACCACATTGTTAAATCCTCGGATCCTAAACTGTTTACAATTGGACTTCATAGTGGAGAGATCAGGACGCAGAGGGACATTTCAGATTCGGATGGCTTGAAACAAAACCTCGTTGTGTCAGTGAAAGACAACGGACAACCCTCTCTGTCGGCGACATGCATTGTGTATTTACTCATTACTGATAACTTGGCTGAAGTTCCTGAACTTAAAGACGTATCTTATGAGGACAACTCAAAACTGACTTGGTATTTGATTGTCGCATTACTGTCGGTCTCTACTTTCTTCTTGACTTTCATCATCATTACTTTGTCCGTGAGGTGTTGTCGTCAAAGAAAGCCCAGACTGTTACTGGATGGAGCTGTTGCGATTCCCAGCGCTTATCTGCCTCCGAATTACGCAGACGTAGATGGAACTATGACGCTCCGCAGTGGATATAATTATGACGCATACCTCACCACAGGATCGCGCACCAGTGACTTTAAATTCGTCAGTTCTTACAATGATGGGACACTGCTTGCAGATCAGACGTTGAGAAAAAACTCACTTGGAGACGAGCTGTTTGGGCCATGTGAAGAAACAGAAAGTCCACAG
- the LOC125286069 gene encoding protocadherin beta-15-like isoform X5 has product MGRRRYSVMEFMLRCFVFLVMAHCGYGDVSYSIPEEMKRGSVIGNIAKDQGLDTNKLHFRKARIDTEIKHKRHCDINLKTGELVVAERMDREGLCGKKASCLLSQELVLENPLELHRVNIHVQDVNDNIPQFEEDSIKMEIRESADKGATFLLDEAHDADIGQNAVQTYTLQNNEYFALNVHANNLGGKYGELVLDKELDREQQQEVTLILTAIDGGTPPKSGTVAIHITVLDANDNAPVFSQNVYTVNLSENSPIDTVVVSVSATDIDEGANGEITYAFGHMSAEDRTLFGLDKKTGQIRVIGSIDYEESNTHELRIQAKDGPGLTTYCTVKIEVTDVNDNAPVIYLKSLNTPIPESAEIGTEVGIINVQDRDSENNRIVRCSLQQAVPFKLVPSIQNYYSIVTTASLDREFMSEYNVTIHATDEGSPPLASVKQIQITVADVNDNPPAFEEQFYRAHVAENNKPGLSICTVKAIDPDLRQNGTVTYSLVANDINSPAVATYLSINGDTGVIHSVRSFDYEQFKSLKVNVVARDNGSPPLSSNVTVNVFIIDENDNHPQILYPSPEGNSLMTEMVPRATQGGSLVSKVIAVDSDSGQNAWLSYHIVKSSDPKLFTIGLHSGEIRTQRDISDSDGLKQNLVVSVKDNGQPSLSATCIVYLLITDNLAEVPELKDVSYEDNSKLTWYLIVALLSVSTFFLTFIIITLSVRCCRQRKPRLLLDGAVAIPSAYLPPNYADVDGTMTLRSGYNYDAYLTTGSRTSDFKFVSSYNDGTLLADQTLRKNSLGDELFGPCEETESPQSTM; this is encoded by the coding sequence ATGGGACGCAGAAGATATTCTGTTATGGAGTTCATGTTACGTTGCTTTGTCTTCCTTGTCATGGCGCACTGTGGTTACGGAGACGTAAGCTATTCTATTCCGGAGGAGATGAAACGCGGATCTGTGATTGGAAACATTGCGAAGGATCAAGGACTCGACACAAATAAGCTGCATTTTCGGAAGGCTCGCATTGATACTGAAATTAAGCATAAACGTCATTGTGATATTAATTTGAAGACTGGGGAGTTGGTTGTTGCCGAAAGAATGGACAGAGAGGGTCTTTGTGGAAAGAAAGCATCTTGCCTTTTAAGTCAAGAACTGGTGTTAGAAAATCCTTTGGAATTACACCGAGTCAATATCCATGTACAAGATGTTAATGATAACATTCCTCAGTTCGAAGAGGATTCTATTAAAATGGAGATAAGAGAATCAGCTGATAAAGGTGCCACCTTCCTACTGGACGAAGCCCACGATGCGGATATTGGCCAGAACGCAGTTCAGACTTACACTTTACAAAACAATGAATATTTTGCTTTAAATGTGCATGCAAACAATTTAGGAGGAAAATATGGCGAGTTGGTTTTAGATAAAGAGTTGGACcgagagcagcagcaggaggtgaCGCTGATTCTTACCGCCATTGATGGTGGGACTCCACCGAAATCGGGTACTGTGGCCATACACATCACAGTGCTGGATGCTAATGATAACGCTCCGGTGTTCAGTCAAAACGTGTACACAGTTAATCTGTCCGAAAATTCACCCATAGATACTGTTGTAGTGTCAGTGAGTGCTACTGATATAGACGAGGGGGCAAATGGAGAAATAACGTATGCATTCGGTCACATGTCTGCTGAAGATAGAACGTTATTTGGTTTAGATAAAAAGACAGGACAGATTAGGGTGATTGGATCCATAGATTACGAGGAGAGCAACACTCATGAATTGCGAATTCAGGCTAAAGATGGGCCGGGGCTgacaacatactgtacagtaaaaATCGAAGtgactgatgtgaatgataatgcCCCTGTAATATATTTGAAATCCCTGAATACTCCCATCCCTGAAAGCGCTGAAATAGGAACAGAGGTGGGCATAATTAATGTACAAGACAGAGATTCAGAGAACAACCGCATAGTACGCTGCTCGCTCCAGCAAGCAGTTCCATTTAAACTTGTACCGTCAATACAGAATTACTACTCCATAGTTACCACCGCCAGTTTGGACCGTGAATTCATGTCTGAGTACAATGTCACCATACATGCCACTGACGAGGGCTCCCCTCCCCTGGCATCTGTCAAACAAATACAGATAACCGTCGCTGACGTTAACGACAACCCTCCTGCGTTTGAGGAACAGTTTTATAGGGCCCATGTAGCTGAAAATAACAAACCAGGTTTATCCATCTGTACAGTAAAAGCAATAGATCCGGACTTGCGACAGAACGGAACTGTCACTTATTCACTTGTGGCGAATGATATCAATAGTCCCGCAGTAGCAACATATTTATCTATCAATGGAGATACAGGCGTCATTCATTCTGTAAGATCGTTTGATTATGAACAGTTCAAGAGTTTAAAAGTGAACGTGGTGGCGAGAGATAATGGATCACCCCCTCTTAGCAGCAATGTGACTGTGAATGTATTTATAATAGATGAGAATGACAACCATCCACAAATATTATATCCATCTCCAGAGGGAAATTCACTTATGACTGAGATGGTGCCTAGGGCAACACAAGGAGGCTCTCTGGTCTCCAAAGTGATTGCTGTTGATTCAGACTCTGGCCAAAACGCTTGGCTTTCTTACCACATTGTTAAATCCTCGGATCCTAAACTGTTTACAATTGGACTTCATAGTGGAGAGATCAGGACGCAGAGGGACATTTCAGATTCGGATGGCTTGAAACAAAACCTCGTTGTGTCAGTGAAAGACAACGGACAACCCTCTCTGTCGGCGACATGCATTGTGTATTTACTCATTACTGATAACTTGGCTGAAGTTCCTGAACTTAAAGACGTATCTTATGAGGACAACTCAAAACTGACTTGGTATTTGATTGTCGCATTACTGTCGGTCTCTACTTTCTTCTTGACTTTCATCATCATTACTTTGTCCGTGAGGTGTTGTCGTCAAAGAAAGCCCAGACTGTTACTGGATGGAGCTGTTGCGATTCCCAGCGCTTATCTGCCTCCGAATTACGCAGACGTAGATGGAACTATGACGCTCCGCAGTGGATATAATTATGACGCATACCTCACCACAGGATCGCGCACCAGTGACTTTAAATTCGTCAGTTCTTACAATGATGGGACACTGCTTGCAGATCAGACGTTGAGAAAAAACTCACTTGGAGACGAGCTGTTTGGGCCATGTGAAGAAACAGAAAGTCCACAG
- the LOC125286069 gene encoding protocadherin beta-15-like isoform X2: MGRRRYSVMEFMLRCFVFLVMAHCGYGDVSYSIPEEMKRGSVIGNIAKDQGLDTNKLHFRKARIDTEIKHKRHCDINLKTGELVVAERMDREGLCGKKASCLLSQELVLENPLELHRVNIHVQDVNDNIPQFEEDSIKMEIRESADKGATFLLDEAHDADIGQNAVQTYTLQNNEYFALNVHANNLGGKYGELVLDKELDREQQQEVTLILTAIDGGTPPKSGTVAIHITVLDANDNAPVFSQNVYTVNLSENSPIDTVVVSVSATDIDEGANGEITYAFGHMSAEDRTLFGLDKKTGQIRVIGSIDYEESNTHELRIQAKDGPGLTTYCTVKIEVTDVNDNAPVIYLKSLNTPIPESAEIGTEVGIINVQDRDSENNRIVRCSLQQAVPFKLVPSIQNYYSIVTTASLDREFMSEYNVTIHATDEGSPPLASVKQIQITVADVNDNPPAFEEQFYRAHVAENNKPGLSICTVKAIDPDLRQNGTVTYSLVANDINSPAVATYLSINGDTGVIHSVRSFDYEQFKSLKVNVVARDNGSPPLSSNVTVNVFIIDENDNHPQILYPSPEGNSLMTEMVPRATQGGSLVSKVIAVDSDSGQNAWLSYHIVKSSDPKLFTIGLHSGEIRTQRDISDSDGLKQNLVVSVKDNGQPSLSATCIVYLLITDNLAEVPELKDVSYEDNSKLTWYLIVALLSVSTFFLTFIIITLSVRCCRQRKPRLLLDGAVAIPSAYLPPNYADVDGTMTLRSGYNYDAYLTTGSRTSDFKFVSSYNDGTLLADQTLRKNSLGDELFGPCEETESPQLSSAACMLTDLRLHEGQKAQCKWCRFAD, translated from the coding sequence ATGGGACGCAGAAGATATTCTGTTATGGAGTTCATGTTACGTTGCTTTGTCTTCCTTGTCATGGCGCACTGTGGTTACGGAGACGTAAGCTATTCTATTCCGGAGGAGATGAAACGCGGATCTGTGATTGGAAACATTGCGAAGGATCAAGGACTCGACACAAATAAGCTGCATTTTCGGAAGGCTCGCATTGATACTGAAATTAAGCATAAACGTCATTGTGATATTAATTTGAAGACTGGGGAGTTGGTTGTTGCCGAAAGAATGGACAGAGAGGGTCTTTGTGGAAAGAAAGCATCTTGCCTTTTAAGTCAAGAACTGGTGTTAGAAAATCCTTTGGAATTACACCGAGTCAATATCCATGTACAAGATGTTAATGATAACATTCCTCAGTTCGAAGAGGATTCTATTAAAATGGAGATAAGAGAATCAGCTGATAAAGGTGCCACCTTCCTACTGGACGAAGCCCACGATGCGGATATTGGCCAGAACGCAGTTCAGACTTACACTTTACAAAACAATGAATATTTTGCTTTAAATGTGCATGCAAACAATTTAGGAGGAAAATATGGCGAGTTGGTTTTAGATAAAGAGTTGGACcgagagcagcagcaggaggtgaCGCTGATTCTTACCGCCATTGATGGTGGGACTCCACCGAAATCGGGTACTGTGGCCATACACATCACAGTGCTGGATGCTAATGATAACGCTCCGGTGTTCAGTCAAAACGTGTACACAGTTAATCTGTCCGAAAATTCACCCATAGATACTGTTGTAGTGTCAGTGAGTGCTACTGATATAGACGAGGGGGCAAATGGAGAAATAACGTATGCATTCGGTCACATGTCTGCTGAAGATAGAACGTTATTTGGTTTAGATAAAAAGACAGGACAGATTAGGGTGATTGGATCCATAGATTACGAGGAGAGCAACACTCATGAATTGCGAATTCAGGCTAAAGATGGGCCGGGGCTgacaacatactgtacagtaaaaATCGAAGtgactgatgtgaatgataatgcCCCTGTAATATATTTGAAATCCCTGAATACTCCCATCCCTGAAAGCGCTGAAATAGGAACAGAGGTGGGCATAATTAATGTACAAGACAGAGATTCAGAGAACAACCGCATAGTACGCTGCTCGCTCCAGCAAGCAGTTCCATTTAAACTTGTACCGTCAATACAGAATTACTACTCCATAGTTACCACCGCCAGTTTGGACCGTGAATTCATGTCTGAGTACAATGTCACCATACATGCCACTGACGAGGGCTCCCCTCCCCTGGCATCTGTCAAACAAATACAGATAACCGTCGCTGACGTTAACGACAACCCTCCTGCGTTTGAGGAACAGTTTTATAGGGCCCATGTAGCTGAAAATAACAAACCAGGTTTATCCATCTGTACAGTAAAAGCAATAGATCCGGACTTGCGACAGAACGGAACTGTCACTTATTCACTTGTGGCGAATGATATCAATAGTCCCGCAGTAGCAACATATTTATCTATCAATGGAGATACAGGCGTCATTCATTCTGTAAGATCGTTTGATTATGAACAGTTCAAGAGTTTAAAAGTGAACGTGGTGGCGAGAGATAATGGATCACCCCCTCTTAGCAGCAATGTGACTGTGAATGTATTTATAATAGATGAGAATGACAACCATCCACAAATATTATATCCATCTCCAGAGGGAAATTCACTTATGACTGAGATGGTGCCTAGGGCAACACAAGGAGGCTCTCTGGTCTCCAAAGTGATTGCTGTTGATTCAGACTCTGGCCAAAACGCTTGGCTTTCTTACCACATTGTTAAATCCTCGGATCCTAAACTGTTTACAATTGGACTTCATAGTGGAGAGATCAGGACGCAGAGGGACATTTCAGATTCGGATGGCTTGAAACAAAACCTCGTTGTGTCAGTGAAAGACAACGGACAACCCTCTCTGTCGGCGACATGCATTGTGTATTTACTCATTACTGATAACTTGGCTGAAGTTCCTGAACTTAAAGACGTATCTTATGAGGACAACTCAAAACTGACTTGGTATTTGATTGTCGCATTACTGTCGGTCTCTACTTTCTTCTTGACTTTCATCATCATTACTTTGTCCGTGAGGTGTTGTCGTCAAAGAAAGCCCAGACTGTTACTGGATGGAGCTGTTGCGATTCCCAGCGCTTATCTGCCTCCGAATTACGCAGACGTAGATGGAACTATGACGCTCCGCAGTGGATATAATTATGACGCATACCTCACCACAGGATCGCGCACCAGTGACTTTAAATTCGTCAGTTCTTACAATGATGGGACACTGCTTGCAGATCAGACGTTGAGAAAAAACTCACTTGGAGACGAGCTGTTTGGGCCATGTGAAGAAACAGAAAGTCCACAG
- the LOC125286069 gene encoding protocadherin beta-15-like isoform X1 gives MGRRRYSVMEFMLRCFVFLVMAHCGYGDVSYSIPEEMKRGSVIGNIAKDQGLDTNKLHFRKARIDTEIKHKRHCDINLKTGELVVAERMDREGLCGKKASCLLSQELVLENPLELHRVNIHVQDVNDNIPQFEEDSIKMEIRESADKGATFLLDEAHDADIGQNAVQTYTLQNNEYFALNVHANNLGGKYGELVLDKELDREQQQEVTLILTAIDGGTPPKSGTVAIHITVLDANDNAPVFSQNVYTVNLSENSPIDTVVVSVSATDIDEGANGEITYAFGHMSAEDRTLFGLDKKTGQIRVIGSIDYEESNTHELRIQAKDGPGLTTYCTVKIEVTDVNDNAPVIYLKSLNTPIPESAEIGTEVGIINVQDRDSENNRIVRCSLQQAVPFKLVPSIQNYYSIVTTASLDREFMSEYNVTIHATDEGSPPLASVKQIQITVADVNDNPPAFEEQFYRAHVAENNKPGLSICTVKAIDPDLRQNGTVTYSLVANDINSPAVATYLSINGDTGVIHSVRSFDYEQFKSLKVNVVARDNGSPPLSSNVTVNVFIIDENDNHPQILYPSPEGNSLMTEMVPRATQGGSLVSKVIAVDSDSGQNAWLSYHIVKSSDPKLFTIGLHSGEIRTQRDISDSDGLKQNLVVSVKDNGQPSLSATCIVYLLITDNLAEVPELKDVSYEDNSKLTWYLIVALLSVSTFFLTFIIITLSVRCCRQRKPRLLLDGAVAIPSAYLPPNYADVDGTMTLRSGYNYDAYLTTGSRTSDFKFVSSYNDGTLLADQTLRKNSLGDELFGPCEETESPQTWMPQGHFAARITTTHISPPDREPVTLNSYDLTMMERSS, from the exons ATGGGACGCAGAAGATATTCTGTTATGGAGTTCATGTTACGTTGCTTTGTCTTCCTTGTCATGGCGCACTGTGGTTACGGAGACGTAAGCTATTCTATTCCGGAGGAGATGAAACGCGGATCTGTGATTGGAAACATTGCGAAGGATCAAGGACTCGACACAAATAAGCTGCATTTTCGGAAGGCTCGCATTGATACTGAAATTAAGCATAAACGTCATTGTGATATTAATTTGAAGACTGGGGAGTTGGTTGTTGCCGAAAGAATGGACAGAGAGGGTCTTTGTGGAAAGAAAGCATCTTGCCTTTTAAGTCAAGAACTGGTGTTAGAAAATCCTTTGGAATTACACCGAGTCAATATCCATGTACAAGATGTTAATGATAACATTCCTCAGTTCGAAGAGGATTCTATTAAAATGGAGATAAGAGAATCAGCTGATAAAGGTGCCACCTTCCTACTGGACGAAGCCCACGATGCGGATATTGGCCAGAACGCAGTTCAGACTTACACTTTACAAAACAATGAATATTTTGCTTTAAATGTGCATGCAAACAATTTAGGAGGAAAATATGGCGAGTTGGTTTTAGATAAAGAGTTGGACcgagagcagcagcaggaggtgaCGCTGATTCTTACCGCCATTGATGGTGGGACTCCACCGAAATCGGGTACTGTGGCCATACACATCACAGTGCTGGATGCTAATGATAACGCTCCGGTGTTCAGTCAAAACGTGTACACAGTTAATCTGTCCGAAAATTCACCCATAGATACTGTTGTAGTGTCAGTGAGTGCTACTGATATAGACGAGGGGGCAAATGGAGAAATAACGTATGCATTCGGTCACATGTCTGCTGAAGATAGAACGTTATTTGGTTTAGATAAAAAGACAGGACAGATTAGGGTGATTGGATCCATAGATTACGAGGAGAGCAACACTCATGAATTGCGAATTCAGGCTAAAGATGGGCCGGGGCTgacaacatactgtacagtaaaaATCGAAGtgactgatgtgaatgataatgcCCCTGTAATATATTTGAAATCCCTGAATACTCCCATCCCTGAAAGCGCTGAAATAGGAACAGAGGTGGGCATAATTAATGTACAAGACAGAGATTCAGAGAACAACCGCATAGTACGCTGCTCGCTCCAGCAAGCAGTTCCATTTAAACTTGTACCGTCAATACAGAATTACTACTCCATAGTTACCACCGCCAGTTTGGACCGTGAATTCATGTCTGAGTACAATGTCACCATACATGCCACTGACGAGGGCTCCCCTCCCCTGGCATCTGTCAAACAAATACAGATAACCGTCGCTGACGTTAACGACAACCCTCCTGCGTTTGAGGAACAGTTTTATAGGGCCCATGTAGCTGAAAATAACAAACCAGGTTTATCCATCTGTACAGTAAAAGCAATAGATCCGGACTTGCGACAGAACGGAACTGTCACTTATTCACTTGTGGCGAATGATATCAATAGTCCCGCAGTAGCAACATATTTATCTATCAATGGAGATACAGGCGTCATTCATTCTGTAAGATCGTTTGATTATGAACAGTTCAAGAGTTTAAAAGTGAACGTGGTGGCGAGAGATAATGGATCACCCCCTCTTAGCAGCAATGTGACTGTGAATGTATTTATAATAGATGAGAATGACAACCATCCACAAATATTATATCCATCTCCAGAGGGAAATTCACTTATGACTGAGATGGTGCCTAGGGCAACACAAGGAGGCTCTCTGGTCTCCAAAGTGATTGCTGTTGATTCAGACTCTGGCCAAAACGCTTGGCTTTCTTACCACATTGTTAAATCCTCGGATCCTAAACTGTTTACAATTGGACTTCATAGTGGAGAGATCAGGACGCAGAGGGACATTTCAGATTCGGATGGCTTGAAACAAAACCTCGTTGTGTCAGTGAAAGACAACGGACAACCCTCTCTGTCGGCGACATGCATTGTGTATTTACTCATTACTGATAACTTGGCTGAAGTTCCTGAACTTAAAGACGTATCTTATGAGGACAACTCAAAACTGACTTGGTATTTGATTGTCGCATTACTGTCGGTCTCTACTTTCTTCTTGACTTTCATCATCATTACTTTGTCCGTGAGGTGTTGTCGTCAAAGAAAGCCCAGACTGTTACTGGATGGAGCTGTTGCGATTCCCAGCGCTTATCTGCCTCCGAATTACGCAGACGTAGATGGAACTATGACGCTCCGCAGTGGATATAATTATGACGCATACCTCACCACAGGATCGCGCACCAGTGACTTTAAATTCGTCAGTTCTTACAATGATGGGACACTGCTTGCAGATCAGACGTTGAGAAAAAACTCACTTGGAGACGAGCTGTTTGGGCCATGTGAAGAAACAGAAAGTCCACAG ACGTGGATGCCACAGGGACACTTCGCAGCTCGTATAACTACGACGCATATCTCACCACCGGATCGAGAACCAGTGACTTTAAATTCATACGATCTTACAATGATGGAACGCTCCTCGTAG